From Nocardioides sp. HDW12B, the proteins below share one genomic window:
- a CDS encoding sigma-70 family RNA polymerase sigma factor, with protein sequence MHLRGSGHQPGLDALRRAVAEVLLSSLDVSAIVPTPALATPTTGSVRGRAPRRWHDRLLASDALVQSHRASPDGPAEPSGSGARAEGEGPPGPRDETDLKVSSLEDEAEGERLIALVDLAKAGDADAFGLLYDHYQPSVYRFLYYRLGSVVVAEDLTSETFFRALRSMPSFTWQGKDFGAWLMTIARNLTMDHFKSSKTRLEMTTEDMSPHDSTTESPEAAVLAHLTNEALMAALKELPAEQQECLIMRFLQGLSIAETAAALGRSDGAVKQLQLRGVRNLAKLMPEGLR encoded by the coding sequence ATGCATCTCCGAGGGAGTGGGCACCAGCCTGGGCTGGACGCGCTCCGGCGCGCCGTCGCCGAGGTGCTGCTGTCCTCCCTCGACGTCTCCGCGATCGTCCCGACCCCCGCGCTCGCCACCCCCACGACGGGGTCGGTGCGCGGCCGGGCCCCGCGCCGCTGGCACGACCGGCTGCTGGCCTCCGACGCCCTCGTGCAGTCCCACCGAGCCTCCCCCGACGGACCTGCCGAGCCCTCCGGCTCGGGAGCCCGGGCGGAGGGCGAGGGGCCCCCGGGGCCCCGTGACGAGACCGACCTCAAGGTGTCCTCGCTGGAGGACGAGGCCGAGGGCGAGCGCCTCATCGCCCTCGTGGACCTCGCCAAGGCCGGGGACGCCGACGCCTTCGGGCTGCTCTACGACCACTACCAGCCGTCGGTCTACCGGTTCCTCTACTACCGGCTGGGGTCGGTGGTCGTCGCCGAGGACCTGACCTCGGAGACCTTCTTCCGCGCGCTCCGCTCCATGCCGTCGTTCACCTGGCAGGGCAAGGACTTCGGCGCGTGGCTGATGACCATCGCCCGCAACCTCACCATGGACCACTTCAAGTCGAGCAAGACCCGGCTGGAGATGACCACCGAGGACATGAGCCCCCACGACTCCACCACGGAGTCGCCGGAGGCCGCCGTGCTGGCCCACCTCACCAACGAGGCCCTGATGGCGGCCCTCAAGGAGCTGCCGGCCGAGCAGCAGGAGTGCCTGATCATGCGCTTCCTGCAGGGGCTGTCCATCGCGGAGACGGCCGCGGCCCTCGGCCGCTCGGACGGCGCCGTGAAGCAGCTCCAGCTCCGTGGGGTGCGCAACCTCGCGAAGCTCATGCCGGAGGGTCTGCGATGA
- the hemB gene encoding porphobilinogen synthase, translated as MTVERPVVRQRRLRRTPALRDLVAETSLAARQLVLPVFVREGAAEPVPISSMPGVVQHSRDSLRRAATEAAEAGLGGIMLFGVPTTKDAVGSGAVDPDGILNVAIADVAAEVGDALPVMADLCLDEFTDHGHCGVLTAGGVVDNDATLEVYAEMARAQAAAGAAVVGPSGMMDGQVAVVRDALDGVGRTDVAILAYATKYASAFYGPFREAVDSSLTGDRRTYQQDGRNRIEGVREALLDEAEGADLVMVKPALAYLDVLREVRDAVSVPVAAYNISGEYAMVEAAAANGWIDREAAILETLTSIRRAGADVVLTYWAAEAAALLRR; from the coding sequence GTGACCGTCGAGCGCCCGGTCGTCCGGCAGCGCCGGCTGCGACGGACGCCCGCGCTGCGCGACCTGGTCGCGGAGACGAGCCTGGCCGCGCGCCAGCTCGTCCTGCCGGTGTTCGTGCGCGAGGGTGCCGCCGAGCCCGTGCCGATCAGCAGCATGCCCGGTGTCGTGCAGCACTCGCGCGACTCGCTCAGGCGGGCCGCGACCGAGGCGGCGGAGGCCGGGCTGGGCGGGATCATGCTCTTCGGCGTGCCCACGACCAAGGACGCCGTCGGCAGCGGTGCGGTCGACCCCGACGGCATCCTCAACGTCGCCATCGCCGACGTCGCCGCCGAGGTGGGCGACGCGCTGCCGGTCATGGCCGACCTGTGCCTCGACGAATTCACCGACCACGGCCACTGCGGCGTGCTCACCGCCGGGGGTGTCGTCGACAACGACGCCACCCTCGAGGTGTACGCCGAGATGGCGCGCGCGCAGGCCGCCGCCGGCGCCGCCGTCGTGGGGCCCAGCGGGATGATGGACGGCCAGGTCGCGGTGGTCCGCGACGCCCTCGACGGGGTGGGTCGCACCGACGTGGCGATCCTGGCCTACGCGACGAAGTACGCCTCCGCCTTCTACGGCCCCTTCCGCGAGGCCGTCGACTCCTCGCTGACCGGCGACCGACGGACCTACCAGCAGGACGGCCGCAACCGGATCGAGGGCGTCCGCGAGGCGCTGCTCGACGAGGCCGAGGGCGCCGACCTGGTGATGGTCAAGCCGGCGCTGGCCTACCTCGACGTGCTGCGCGAGGTGCGCGACGCGGTGAGCGTGCCGGTGGCGGCGTACAACATCTCGGGGGAGTACGCGATGGTCGAGGCGGCCGCTGCGAACGGCTGGATCGACCGCGAGGCCGCCATCCTCGAGACCCTGACCTCGATCCGCCGGGCCGGCGCCGACGTGGTGCTGACCTACTGGGCCGCCGAGGCCGCAGCCCTGCTCCGTCGCTGA
- a CDS encoding DUF5667 domain-containing protein — MITLTSARRRADELAAALDDPTTSAVRPEIAELVGVADVLRAHAAAEAPALFPRPEFTSRLREQLLAEAAESWTYDPSAARLELRARTTTPRRERRLVVAATALLLAGGSAGMAAAAQQALPGEALYPIKRGLEEVRADLTSDDAARGRTLLSQADSRLGEVAALVGESATDPAISSTLETYRSQAREGSGLLLGSYTAGSDADADAVSEVRGFTQDGLAQLDALAAALAPELAEDLRETTRLLETIDADAVEVCPTCRPASARALPVAFEPALDDAARVLASLEGGAELRNDHPLISPRIAPPITMKATPRSSAPGAGTGAGAAPPAEDLGPQEVPEDTGGLLDGLTGGLGSDVSNGGSDTRDLDEQLDDGVREAEEKVRESAEGLGTIVGKTGESLGLDDPRLP, encoded by the coding sequence ATGATCACTCTGACGAGCGCCCGTCGGCGCGCGGACGAGCTGGCCGCCGCGCTCGACGACCCCACGACGTCCGCCGTCCGCCCGGAGATCGCCGAGCTCGTCGGTGTCGCCGACGTCCTGCGGGCGCACGCCGCCGCCGAGGCGCCGGCCCTGTTCCCCCGCCCCGAGTTCACCTCCCGCCTGCGTGAGCAGCTGCTCGCCGAGGCCGCGGAGAGCTGGACCTACGACCCGTCGGCCGCCCGCCTCGAGCTGCGGGCCCGCACGACGACGCCCCGCCGCGAGCGTCGGCTCGTGGTCGCCGCGACCGCTCTCCTGCTCGCCGGCGGCTCGGCCGGCATGGCCGCGGCCGCCCAGCAGGCCCTCCCGGGCGAGGCGCTCTACCCGATCAAGCGGGGCCTCGAGGAGGTCCGCGCCGACCTGACCTCGGACGACGCCGCCCGCGGGCGGACCCTGCTGTCGCAGGCCGACAGCCGCCTCGGTGAGGTGGCCGCCCTCGTCGGCGAGTCCGCCACCGACCCCGCCATCAGCTCCACCCTCGAGACCTACCGGTCCCAGGCCCGCGAGGGCAGCGGCCTGCTCCTGGGCTCCTACACCGCCGGCAGCGACGCGGACGCGGACGCGGTCTCCGAGGTGCGCGGCTTCACCCAGGACGGCCTGGCCCAGCTCGACGCGCTGGCCGCGGCCCTGGCGCCCGAGCTCGCCGAGGACCTCCGCGAGACGACCCGGTTGCTCGAGACGATCGACGCCGACGCGGTGGAGGTCTGCCCGACCTGCCGGCCCGCGAGTGCCCGGGCGCTCCCCGTGGCTTTCGAGCCGGCCCTCGACGACGCCGCGCGGGTGCTGGCCTCCCTCGAGGGTGGCGCCGAGCTCCGCAACGACCACCCCCTGATCTCGCCGCGCATCGCGCCGCCGATCACCATGAAGGCGACCCCCCGCTCCTCCGCACCGGGCGCCGGCACCGGCGCCGGCGCTGCGCCGCCCGCCGAGGACCTGGGACCGCAGGAGGTGCCCGAGGACACCGGGGGCCTGCTCGACGGCCTCACCGGCGGCCTGGGCAGCGACGTCAGCAACGGCGGCTCCGACACCCGAGACCTCGACGAGCAGCTGGACGACGGCGTGCGCGAGGCCGAGGAGAAGGTCCGTGAGAGCGCCGAGGGTCTCGGCACGATCGTGGGCAAGACCGGCGAGAGCCTCGGGCTCGACGACCCGCGCCTGCCCTGA
- a CDS encoding redox-sensing transcriptional repressor Rex: MPGARDGQRASGTRGIPEATVARLPLYLRALVGLADRGIRTCSSEELASAAGVNSSKLRKDLSYLGSYGTRGVGYDVEYLRYQIAREIGVTGDLPLVIVGIGNLGQALATYAGFSSRGFRIVALIDADTDRVGDLVGGLPVSPLEELEAIVQHQQVAIGVIATPAAAAQEVCDRLVDAGVTSILNFAPAVLAVPDGVDVRKVDLSIELQILAYHEQRKALAGHGEHAAPERPAVGS, encoded by the coding sequence CTGCCCGGTGCGCGCGACGGACAGCGCGCCTCCGGCACCCGAGGCATCCCCGAGGCGACCGTGGCCCGGCTCCCGCTCTACCTGCGCGCGCTCGTCGGCCTGGCCGACCGGGGCATCCGCACCTGCTCCAGCGAGGAGCTCGCCTCGGCCGCCGGCGTCAACAGCAGCAAGCTCCGCAAGGACCTGTCCTACCTCGGCTCCTACGGCACCCGCGGCGTCGGCTACGACGTGGAGTACCTCCGCTACCAGATCGCCCGCGAGATCGGCGTGACCGGCGACCTGCCGCTGGTCATCGTGGGGATCGGCAACCTGGGCCAGGCGCTGGCGACGTACGCCGGGTTCTCCTCGCGCGGGTTCCGCATCGTGGCGCTGATCGACGCCGACACCGACCGGGTCGGCGACCTCGTCGGCGGCCTGCCCGTCAGCCCGCTCGAGGAGCTCGAGGCGATCGTCCAGCACCAGCAGGTCGCGATCGGCGTCATCGCGACCCCGGCCGCCGCCGCGCAGGAGGTCTGCGACCGGCTGGTCGACGCCGGGGTCACCAGCATCCTCAACTTCGCCCCGGCCGTGCTCGCGGTGCCCGACGGCGTCGACGTGCGCAAGGTGGACCTCTCCATCGAGCTGCAGATCCTCGCCTACCACGAGCAGCGCAAGGCGCTGGCCGGCCACGGCGAGCACGCGGCCCCCGAGCGACCGGCGGTGGGGTCGTGA
- a CDS encoding uroporphyrinogen-III synthase has translation MSGRGTANGRAKVRPGRVSFVGSGPGERDLLTVRAVELLRSAEVVVTEVPEHADLVRQVLGLPAPVLDADGVPVPGDGPELVDGGFGTDGQPLTHAARAKVVVRHAKQGRRVVRLMAGDPFLFASGPEEAQACVKAGIGFEIVPGVSSATSVAAYAGIPLTTKKAREVAVLSCADLKIDWQPYAGDTTLVLLSAVACIGEVAQRLMAAGRSPQTPVAMTRVGTTTEQQTVVSTLATVAVDAEAAAMTPPAITVVGDVVDLRETLSWFETKPLFGWQVLVPRTKEQAGSLSAGLRSHGAVPVEVPTISVEPPRNPLQMDKAVRGLVEGRYEWIAFTSVNAVKAVREKFEEYGLDARAFSGLKIAAVGEKTAASLAEWGLRADLVPTGEQSARGLLEDWPEYDEVLDPINRVFLPRADIATETLVAGLVELGWEVDDVTAYRTVRATPPPAPVRDAIKSGKFDAVVFTSSSTVRNLVGIAGKPHAATVIAAIGPATAKTAEEHGLRVDVLAASPSAEELVEALADFGAARRLALLESGQAVTKPSQRRTTSRRKAGSK, from the coding sequence CTGAGCGGTCGGGGCACGGCCAACGGACGGGCGAAGGTCCGTCCGGGACGGGTCTCCTTCGTCGGCAGCGGACCCGGCGAGCGCGACCTGCTGACGGTCCGCGCCGTCGAGCTGCTCCGCTCCGCCGAGGTCGTCGTGACCGAGGTCCCCGAGCACGCCGACCTCGTCCGCCAGGTCCTCGGCCTGCCTGCGCCGGTGCTCGACGCCGACGGCGTCCCGGTGCCGGGCGACGGGCCCGAGCTGGTCGACGGCGGCTTCGGCACCGACGGCCAGCCGCTCACGCACGCCGCCCGCGCGAAGGTCGTGGTCCGCCACGCCAAGCAGGGCCGCCGCGTCGTGCGCCTCATGGCCGGCGACCCGTTCCTCTTCGCCTCCGGGCCCGAGGAGGCGCAGGCCTGCGTCAAGGCCGGGATCGGCTTCGAGATCGTCCCCGGCGTCTCCTCGGCCACCTCGGTGGCCGCCTACGCCGGCATCCCGCTGACCACCAAGAAGGCCCGCGAGGTCGCGGTGCTGTCCTGCGCCGACCTCAAGATCGACTGGCAGCCCTACGCCGGGGACACCACGCTGGTGCTGCTCTCGGCCGTGGCCTGCATCGGCGAGGTCGCCCAGCGCCTCATGGCGGCCGGCCGCTCGCCGCAGACCCCGGTCGCGATGACCCGGGTCGGCACCACGACCGAGCAGCAGACCGTGGTCTCCACCCTCGCCACCGTGGCCGTGGACGCCGAGGCCGCCGCCATGACCCCGCCGGCCATCACGGTCGTCGGCGACGTGGTCGACCTGCGCGAGACGCTCTCGTGGTTCGAGACCAAGCCGCTCTTCGGCTGGCAGGTGCTGGTGCCGCGCACCAAGGAGCAGGCCGGGTCGCTGTCGGCCGGGCTGCGCTCGCACGGCGCCGTGCCGGTCGAGGTGCCCACGATCTCGGTGGAGCCGCCGCGCAACCCGCTGCAGATGGACAAGGCCGTGCGCGGCCTCGTCGAGGGCCGCTACGAGTGGATCGCCTTCACCTCGGTCAACGCGGTCAAGGCCGTGCGGGAGAAGTTCGAGGAGTACGGCCTCGACGCCCGCGCCTTCTCCGGGCTGAAGATCGCCGCCGTCGGCGAGAAGACCGCCGCCTCGCTGGCCGAGTGGGGCCTGCGCGCCGATCTGGTGCCGACCGGTGAGCAGTCCGCCCGCGGCCTGCTCGAGGACTGGCCGGAGTACGACGAGGTCCTCGACCCCATCAACCGGGTCTTCCTGCCCCGTGCCGACATCGCGACCGAGACCCTCGTGGCCGGTCTGGTCGAGCTGGGCTGGGAGGTCGACGACGTGACGGCCTACCGCACCGTGCGTGCCACGCCGCCGCCGGCGCCGGTCCGCGACGCGATCAAGAGCGGCAAGTTCGACGCCGTCGTCTTCACCTCCTCCTCGACCGTGCGCAACCTCGTCGGCATCGCCGGCAAGCCGCACGCCGCCACCGTCATCGCCGCGATCGGGCCGGCCACGGCCAAGACCGCGGAGGAGCACGGGCTGCGCGTGGACGTGCTCGCGGCCAGCCCGTCGGCCGAGGAGCTCGTCGAGGCGCTGGCCGACTTCGGTGCCGCCCGCCGGCTCGCGCTGCTCGAGTCGGGCCAGGCGGTGACCAAGCCGTCGCAGCGGCGCACGACGAGCCGCCGCAAGGCCGGCTCGAAGTGA
- the hemC gene encoding hydroxymethylbilane synthase has product MSRVVRVGTRGSALAWTQAGHVADALREHLGVEVELVEVTTHGDVSDAPLATMGGTGVFVGALRSALLEGRCDVAVHSLKDLPTAPAPDIDLVAVPLREDPRDVVVARDGLTLGELPVGSRVGTGSPRRAAQLHALGLGLEVLAIRGNVDTRIGKVASGELDAVVLARAGLARLGRLDEVTEALDPLQMLPAPGQGALALECRSADTALAADLAVLDDPATRAAVTAERRLLADLEAGCSSPVGALADVVEGEDGEELWLRAVVLSLDGGLSVRRSGSAPLAAADELGSSVAAELLDEGAAELDDVPPAPTDLAGRAVP; this is encoded by the coding sequence GTGAGCCGGGTGGTGCGGGTCGGGACCCGCGGCTCCGCGCTGGCCTGGACCCAGGCCGGGCACGTCGCCGACGCCCTGCGCGAACACCTCGGCGTCGAGGTCGAGCTCGTCGAGGTCACCACGCACGGCGACGTCTCGGACGCACCGCTGGCCACCATGGGCGGCACCGGCGTCTTCGTGGGGGCCCTGCGCTCGGCGCTGCTCGAGGGCCGCTGCGACGTCGCGGTGCACTCGCTCAAGGACCTCCCGACGGCCCCGGCCCCCGACATCGACCTGGTCGCCGTACCGCTGCGGGAGGACCCGCGCGACGTCGTGGTGGCCCGCGACGGCCTCACGCTCGGCGAGCTGCCCGTCGGCTCCCGCGTCGGCACCGGGTCCCCGCGACGGGCGGCCCAGCTGCACGCGCTCGGGCTCGGCCTCGAGGTACTCGCGATCCGCGGCAACGTCGACACCCGGATCGGCAAGGTCGCCTCGGGCGAGCTCGACGCCGTGGTGCTGGCCCGCGCCGGCCTGGCCCGGCTGGGGCGTCTCGACGAGGTGACCGAGGCACTCGACCCGCTGCAGATGCTGCCCGCCCCCGGCCAGGGCGCGCTGGCGCTGGAGTGCCGCTCGGCGGACACCGCGCTGGCCGCCGACCTGGCCGTGCTCGACGACCCCGCCACCCGCGCCGCGGTGACCGCCGAGCGGCGGCTGCTGGCCGACCTCGAGGCCGGCTGCAGCTCCCCGGTCGGTGCCCTGGCCGACGTGGTCGAGGGTGAGGACGGCGAGGAGCTGTGGCTGCGCGCCGTGGTGCTCTCCCTCGACGGCGGGCTGTCGGTACGTCGCTCCGGGTCGGCACCGCTCGCCGCCGCCGACGAGCTCGGGTCGTCCGTCGCGGCGGAGCTGCTCGACGAGGGCGCCGCCGAGCTCGACGACGTCCCGCCGGCCCCCACCGACCTGGCGGGGAGGGCGGTGCCATGA
- a CDS encoding glutaredoxin family protein codes for MTATPGGAAPARVRLYSRPGCHLCDTARTTVAAVCAELGESWDEVDISTDPDLLARYGEEIPVTHVDGRQHDFWRVDAGRLRAALRPA; via the coding sequence ATGACGGCGACGCCCGGCGGGGCCGCCCCGGCCCGGGTCCGGCTCTACTCCCGGCCCGGCTGCCACCTCTGCGACACCGCCCGGACGACCGTCGCGGCGGTCTGCGCGGAGCTGGGGGAGAGCTGGGACGAGGTCGACATCAGCACCGATCCCGACCTGCTCGCCCGCTACGGCGAGGAGATCCCGGTGACCCACGTCGACGGTCGCCAGCACGACTTCTGGCGCGTGGACGCCGGTCGGCTCCGGGCCGCGCTCCGCCCCGCGTAG
- a CDS encoding HAD-IB family hydrolase — protein MVSGQRGRSDRGAGRGRSRARLDLTERSLLAGEAAAAVAELETSLAVQPDPEAAAFFDVDNTIIQGASIFHLARGLHRRHFFTTKDIVGAAWKQAYFRIVGVEDPEHVAEARSSALAFIAGHRVEELEAIGEEIFDESMAERIWPGTRALAQMHLDQGQRVWLVTAAPIEIATTIARRLGLTGALGTVAEHVDGVYTGRLVGEMLHGPHKAVAVRRVAEEEGLDLARCSAYSDSSNDIPMLSLVGDPCVINPDARLREHARAEGWRIRDYRTGRKAAKAGLVTAGMAGAVTGSVAAGLALRRRTR, from the coding sequence GTGGTGTCGGGACAGCGGGGACGCAGCGACCGCGGGGCCGGTCGCGGCCGCTCCCGAGCCCGGCTCGACCTGACCGAGCGCTCGCTGCTGGCCGGCGAGGCCGCGGCGGCGGTCGCCGAGCTGGAGACCTCGCTGGCGGTCCAGCCCGACCCGGAGGCGGCCGCCTTCTTCGACGTCGACAACACGATCATCCAGGGCGCGTCGATCTTCCACCTCGCCCGCGGCCTGCACCGCCGCCACTTCTTCACCACCAAGGACATCGTCGGCGCCGCCTGGAAGCAGGCCTACTTCCGCATCGTCGGGGTCGAGGACCCCGAGCACGTCGCCGAGGCCCGCAGCTCGGCGCTCGCCTTCATCGCGGGGCACCGCGTGGAGGAGCTCGAGGCGATCGGCGAGGAGATCTTCGACGAGTCGATGGCCGAGCGGATCTGGCCCGGCACTCGGGCGCTGGCGCAGATGCACCTCGACCAGGGGCAGCGGGTCTGGCTGGTGACCGCGGCTCCCATCGAGATCGCGACCACGATCGCGCGCCGGCTGGGTCTCACCGGGGCCCTGGGCACGGTCGCCGAGCACGTCGACGGCGTCTACACCGGCCGGCTCGTCGGGGAGATGCTCCACGGGCCCCACAAGGCGGTCGCCGTACGCCGGGTCGCGGAGGAGGAGGGGCTGGACCTCGCCCGCTGCTCGGCGTACTCCGACTCCTCCAACGACATCCCGATGCTGAGCCTCGTCGGTGACCCGTGCGTCATCAACCCCGACGCCCGCCTGCGCGAGCACGCGCGTGCCGAGGGCTGGCGCATCCGCGACTACCGCACCGGCCGGAAGGCGGCGAAGGCCGGCCTCGTCACCGCCGGGATGGCCGGGGCCGTCACCGGCTCCGTCGCCGCGGGCCTCGCACTGCGCCGCCGCACCCGCTGA
- a CDS encoding AMP-binding protein, translated as MTANLADLLAHTAAQRPDGVALIDAESGVRLTWQELEDTVARCATGLSAQGLVAGNRVAIAIGNRVELVVLHLAALRARLVSVPVNPRSATGELLRVVADSGARLLVADPTTVDPARAVVTGLREALPHEGRAGAPRLVVLDAPTAGDEIAYDALLAEPAAVLPPPRDAESLAVLLYTSGTSGRPRAAMLSHRALLANITQAGSIDPPLVQADDVVYGVLPLFHVYGLNAVLGQVLATGATLVVVDGFSVEQSLEHVRLHGVTVLPVAPPVLASWRAVGDLADRLAGVRTVMSGAAPMPEDLVTEYADRFGLRVHQGYGLTETAPVLTSTLCGTDPAKRGSVGRALPGVTLRVRDDAEGGERVRGGAPDDVPSGDPGVIEVRGDNLFSGYWPDGEGGPDAEGWWSTGDIGLLDADGDLFLVDRVTEIVIVSGFNVYPSEIEEVLTEVPQVQEAVVLGVPDVSTGEAVVAYLRLGPGQPTDPASLEEVVAAAHRHAAERLARFKRPARIEVVDSLPRTVTGKVARGRLRSQARGAPDVLG; from the coding sequence GTGACCGCCAACCTCGCCGACCTCCTCGCGCACACGGCCGCGCAGCGCCCGGACGGGGTCGCGCTGATCGACGCGGAGAGCGGCGTACGGCTGACCTGGCAGGAGCTCGAGGACACCGTCGCCCGGTGCGCCACGGGGCTGTCCGCGCAGGGACTGGTCGCCGGCAACCGGGTGGCGATCGCGATCGGCAACCGCGTCGAGCTGGTGGTGCTCCACCTGGCGGCGCTGCGCGCCCGGCTGGTCTCGGTGCCGGTGAACCCCCGCTCGGCCACCGGGGAGCTGCTGCGCGTCGTCGCCGACAGCGGCGCCCGCCTTCTGGTCGCCGATCCCACGACGGTCGATCCCGCCCGGGCCGTGGTGACGGGCCTGCGCGAGGCGCTGCCGCACGAGGGCCGCGCCGGCGCTCCCCGCCTGGTCGTGCTCGACGCCCCGACCGCCGGTGACGAGATCGCCTACGACGCCCTGCTCGCGGAGCCCGCCGCGGTGCTGCCGCCGCCGCGCGACGCCGAGTCGCTCGCGGTGCTGCTCTACACCTCGGGCACCTCGGGCCGGCCGCGCGCGGCGATGCTCAGCCACCGTGCGCTGCTGGCCAACATCACACAGGCCGGGAGCATCGACCCTCCGCTCGTGCAGGCCGACGACGTGGTCTACGGCGTGCTGCCGCTCTTCCACGTCTACGGGCTGAACGCCGTGCTCGGCCAGGTGCTGGCCACGGGCGCCACCCTGGTGGTCGTCGACGGCTTCTCCGTCGAGCAGTCCCTCGAGCACGTCCGCCTGCACGGCGTCACCGTGCTGCCCGTCGCACCGCCGGTGCTGGCGTCCTGGCGGGCCGTCGGCGACCTCGCGGACCGGCTCGCCGGCGTGCGCACCGTGATGTCCGGCGCCGCACCCATGCCCGAGGACCTCGTCACCGAGTACGCCGACCGCTTCGGCCTGCGCGTGCACCAGGGCTACGGCCTGACCGAGACCGCCCCGGTGCTGACCTCGACCCTCTGCGGCACCGACCCCGCCAAGCGCGGGTCGGTGGGTCGCGCGCTCCCCGGGGTCACCCTGCGGGTCCGCGACGACGCCGAGGGGGGCGAGCGGGTGCGCGGAGGTGCGCCCGACGACGTGCCGTCGGGCGACCCCGGCGTCATCGAGGTCCGCGGTGACAACCTGTTCAGCGGCTACTGGCCCGACGGCGAGGGCGGCCCCGACGCCGAGGGGTGGTGGTCCACCGGCGACATCGGGCTCCTCGACGCCGACGGCGACCTGTTCCTCGTCGACCGGGTCACCGAGATCGTCATCGTGTCGGGCTTCAACGTCTACCCCTCGGAGATCGAGGAGGTCCTCACCGAGGTCCCGCAGGTCCAGGAGGCCGTCGTGCTCGGCGTGCCGGACGTCAGCACCGGCGAGGCCGTCGTCGCCTACCTGCGCCTCGGGCCCGGGCAGCCCACGGACCCCGCCTCGCTCGAGGAGGTCGTCGCGGCTGCCCACCGGCACGCGGCCGAGCGGCTGGCCCGCTTCAAGCGACCGGCCCGCATCGAGGTCGTCGACTCCCTGCCCCGGACCGTGACCGGCAAGGTCGCGCGGGGCCGGCTCCGCTCGCAGGCCCGCGGCGCCCCGGACGTCCTGGGATGA
- a CDS encoding glutamyl-tRNA reductase, producing MSILVVGVSHQTAPVSLLERLSLDADGVEKLIVAVHGTDHVQEATVLSTCNRIEIYTDVERFHGSVEAVARALCDLAEEPTDEVVPHLYVHYDDGAISHLFHVAAGLNSMVVGEGQILGQTREALRHGQELGTVGPALNAAFQQALRVAKRTHAETDIDRVAPSLVSVSLDHAEERLGTLTGRRALVVGAGAMASLAVATLTRRGLAEVVVVNRTPSKARRLGLQYDARGADLEDLEAELAVADVVVSCTGAVGTVLSVGQVAHALGTRPRDLAVIDLALPHDVETGVDDLPGVALVNLERLAALTDEDDTLVDVLGVRRIVAEEVQAFLTARRIASVTPTVVALRSMATGVVDAELARLDSRLPELPDEVRAELAHAVRRVADKLMHQPTVRVKELADSGGAVSYAAALADLFSLDQQSVDAVTRADGVQP from the coding sequence GTGAGCATCCTCGTCGTGGGCGTGTCCCACCAGACCGCACCGGTCTCGCTGCTCGAGCGGCTCAGCCTCGACGCCGACGGCGTCGAGAAGCTGATCGTGGCGGTGCACGGCACCGACCACGTGCAGGAGGCGACCGTGCTGTCGACCTGCAACCGCATCGAGATCTACACCGACGTCGAGCGCTTCCACGGCTCGGTCGAGGCGGTGGCCCGCGCCCTGTGCGACCTGGCCGAGGAGCCGACCGACGAGGTCGTGCCCCACCTCTACGTGCACTACGACGACGGCGCCATCTCCCACCTCTTCCACGTCGCCGCCGGCCTGAACTCCATGGTCGTCGGCGAGGGCCAGATCCTCGGGCAGACGCGGGAGGCGCTGCGCCACGGCCAGGAGCTCGGCACCGTCGGGCCCGCCCTCAACGCCGCCTTCCAGCAGGCGCTGCGCGTCGCCAAGCGCACGCACGCCGAGACCGACATCGACCGGGTCGCGCCCTCGCTGGTCTCGGTGTCGCTCGACCACGCCGAGGAGCGCCTCGGCACCCTCACCGGACGTCGGGCGCTGGTCGTCGGCGCCGGGGCGATGGCCTCGCTGGCCGTGGCCACGCTGACCCGTCGCGGCCTCGCCGAGGTCGTCGTGGTCAACCGCACGCCGTCGAAGGCGCGCCGCCTGGGCCTCCAGTACGACGCCCGGGGCGCCGACCTGGAGGACCTCGAGGCCGAGCTGGCCGTCGCCGACGTGGTCGTCTCCTGCACCGGCGCCGTCGGCACCGTGCTGTCCGTCGGCCAGGTCGCCCACGCCCTCGGGACGCGACCGCGCGACCTGGCGGTCATCGACCTGGCCCTGCCGCACGACGTCGAGACGGGTGTCGACGACCTGCCCGGCGTCGCGCTGGTCAACCTGGAGCGGCTCGCGGCCCTGACCGACGAGGACGACACCCTCGTCGACGTCCTCGGCGTGCGCCGGATCGTGGCCGAGGAGGTCCAGGCCTTCCTCACCGCCCGCCGGATCGCCAGCGTCACGCCCACCGTGGTGGCGCTGCGGTCGATGGCGACCGGGGTCGTCGACGCCGAGCTGGCCCGTCTCGACAGCCGCCTGCCCGAGCTGCCCGACGAGGTGCGCGCCGAGCTGGCCCACGCCGTGCGCCGGGTCGCGGACAAGCTGATGCACCAGCCGACCGTGCGGGTCAAGGAGCTGGCCGACTCCGGCGGCGCGGTGTCCTACGCCGCCGCCCTGGCCGACCTGTTCTCCCTCGACCAGCAGTCGGTGGACGCCGTCACCCGCGCCGACGGGGTGCAGCCGTGA